The proteins below come from a single uncultured Methanobrevibacter sp. genomic window:
- a CDS encoding transposase gives NEEAKAEDQIPLKTRAKTGHYRLKSKKQFNQEIYSRRNNVESIFSVIKRIFNGTNRSRSLQLSNKETKLKNTIYNIYRSTQIQ, from the coding sequence AAACGAAGAAGCAAAAGCAGAAGATCAAATACCACTAAAAACCAGAGCAAAAACAGGACATTATAGACTAAAAAGTAAAAAACAATTCAACCAGGAAATCTATTCAAGAAGAAACAACGTTGAATCAATATTTAGTGTAATAAAAAGAATATTCAACGGAACAAACCGAAGCAGAAGCCTACAATTATCAAATAAAGAAACAAAACTCAAAAATACAATCTACAACATCTATCGATCAACTCAAATTCAATAA
- a CDS encoding DNA polymerase beta superfamily protein produces MKDIITGILKKIEIEENIEILYACEAGSRVWGFSGENSDYDIRFIYKKANVKDYLSLKTISDVIEYKSDDMDIVGWDIKKAFAMHYKDNPNLREWLISDIVYLDKGINDLFIDLGDFDKDILKNYYSSIAYNHWRRYSGLEFSKTKTKKYLYVIRAILCWIILTEDAYPPVNIKDLICHEKCLISDEIKGDICKLIEFHQGFAKISEESIFRLNNFILNRLKSMDRVKKDSEKNLEKYDEKFRQSLL; encoded by the coding sequence ATGAAGGACATCATCACCGGAATATTGAAGAAAATTGAAATAGAGGAAAATATTGAAATACTATATGCCTGTGAAGCCGGAAGCCGTGTATGGGGATTTTCAGGTGAAAATTCAGATTATGACATTCGATTCATATACAAAAAGGCAAATGTTAAAGACTATCTCTCCCTTAAAACGATCAGCGACGTGATTGAATATAAAAGTGATGACATGGATATTGTGGGGTGGGATATTAAAAAGGCATTTGCCATGCATTACAAAGACAATCCAAATCTAAGGGAATGGCTGATATCGGATATAGTGTATCTTGATAAGGGCATTAATGATCTTTTCATCGATTTAGGTGATTTTGATAAGGACATCCTTAAAAATTATTATTCATCAATTGCCTATAATCACTGGAGGAGATATTCGGGACTGGAATTCAGCAAAACAAAAACAAAAAAGTACCTCTATGTCATAAGAGCAATACTGTGCTGGATTATATTAACGGAAGATGCTTATCCTCCAGTTAACATTAAGGATTTAATTTGTCATGAAAAATGTCTTATTTCCGATGAAATCAAAGGTGATATTTGCAAACTGATTGAATTTCATCAGGGTTTCGCTAAAATAAGTGAGGAGTCCATTTTCAGATTAAACAATTTCATACTTAACAGGCTTAAGTCTATGGACCGGGTTAAAAAGGATTCCGAAAAAAATTTGGAAAAATATGATGAGAAATTCAGGCAGTCACTGTTGTAG
- a CDS encoding cytosine permease — MENRTGLFTNMIIWFGVAISVSEIEAGIQIATAAPLNSIWMPLILGHIIGGILLYFVGLIGARLRVNAMESVKPTFGNSGSRFFAALNVMQLIAWVAVLNAQGTLALMGLDIGISFALTSVILAILVAIWVFIGLQRTSKITSIIMAILTILLVILSVRLLGLNGYHLIPAKNSASLTFWNIFEISIAMPISWLPVISDYTKDAESPKKATALSAIAYTVASLWMYFIGIEIVSIGTADISQAILLSGLGVQGVFILVLSTVTTNFLATNSAGESAKAIFNRIDPKIAGVIVSMLSAVLAISGIMDHYISFLYLISSVFAPMAAVLVVSFYLGKGKNDAKDWYWNIFSWFVGFVVYQITSGLDSIILGPTLIAVIVSAALAYAWILLKK, encoded by the coding sequence ATGGAGAATCGTACAGGACTTTTTACAAATATGATTATATGGTTTGGTGTTGCAATTTCAGTTTCGGAAATTGAAGCGGGAATACAGATTGCCACAGCAGCACCCCTTAATTCCATATGGATGCCCCTGATACTAGGACATATTATTGGAGGAATACTTCTTTATTTCGTTGGCCTTATAGGTGCACGACTTAGAGTCAATGCAATGGAATCAGTCAAGCCAACTTTTGGAAATTCCGGTTCCAGGTTTTTTGCAGCATTGAATGTGATGCAGCTTATAGCATGGGTAGCAGTATTGAATGCACAGGGCACATTGGCGCTTATGGGTTTGGATATAGGAATATCATTTGCTCTTACATCTGTAATTCTGGCTATTCTTGTAGCCATATGGGTTTTTATAGGCCTTCAGCGCACTTCAAAAATAACAAGCATAATCATGGCAATTCTGACAATCCTGCTTGTCATACTGTCTGTAAGGTTACTCGGATTAAACGGATATCATTTAATTCCAGCTAAAAATTCCGCTTCACTGACATTCTGGAACATCTTTGAAATATCAATTGCAATGCCTATTTCATGGCTGCCTGTAATTTCAGATTATACTAAGGATGCGGAAAGTCCTAAAAAAGCCACAGCCCTATCAGCAATTGCCTATACAGTTGCAAGCCTTTGGATGTATTTCATAGGTATTGAAATTGTATCCATCGGAACCGCTGACATTTCACAGGCAATTCTTCTTTCAGGTCTTGGAGTGCAGGGAGTATTTATTCTGGTTCTTTCAACAGTCACAACAAATTTCCTTGCTACAAATTCGGCAGGAGAGTCAGCAAAAGCTATATTCAACAGGATTGATCCTAAAATTGCAGGCGTTATTGTCAGTATGTTAAGTGCAGTTTTAGCAATTTCAGGAATTATGGACCACTATATATCTTTCCTTTATCTTATCAGTTCAGTTTTTGCTCCTATGGCTGCTGTACTTGTGGTATCGTTTTATTTAGGAAAAGGAAAAAACGATGCGAAAGACTGGTACTGGAACATATTCTCATGGTTTGTCGGTTTTGTAGTTTACCAGATAACCTCAGGTCTTGATTCCATAATTTTAGGCCCTACACTTATTGCAGTTATAGTATCTGCAGCACTTGCATATGCCTGGATATTATTAAAAAAATAG
- a CDS encoding site-specific integrase, whose product MIEVDELTDYLDEYLEEKQEVKNLTEETIEKQTFNISKFIEYLENEGIEELNSNNVKKQLRHYRRYCLKKRGNKRTTVKTYMMNILEFINSEDVQEEINHETIKMKDIIEVKAEDPETAKKRIEKISLTWQQSNFFLDTIEQSGNKRDYAICRTFIDSGMRLKELVLLNKSDIQVPIDENGFYELPTDSSEFIDVNLRAETTKGELKDRTTFITFDTLVSLNDMMQDRITKLRKDTHNVYRPVVQRNKAKEEKTREELFTNIKGKRIGKRGVQDIIKKHARECDERITAEDIDCPISYGKNVSVHILRHTALSHYAEILTVAEVQSIAGHSNSQTTDKYIHIDREQMKQKLKANSFKFN is encoded by the coding sequence ATGATTGAAGTTGATGAGCTAACAGACTACCTAGATGAATACTTAGAAGAAAAACAAGAGGTAAAAAACTTAACTGAAGAAACCATAGAAAAACAAACATTTAATATATCCAAATTCATTGAATATCTTGAAAATGAAGGAATAGAAGAATTAAACAGTAACAACGTTAAAAAACAATTGAGACATTATCGTAGATACTGTTTAAAAAAACGTGGAAACAAAAGAACCACAGTTAAAACATATATGATGAATATTCTGGAATTCATCAACTCAGAAGATGTTCAGGAAGAAATCAACCATGAAACCATTAAAATGAAGGATATTATTGAAGTAAAAGCCGAAGATCCTGAAACTGCTAAAAAAAGAATAGAAAAAATATCTTTAACATGGCAGCAATCCAATTTCTTTTTAGATACAATCGAACAAAGCGGAAACAAAAGAGATTATGCGATTTGCAGAACTTTCATTGATTCCGGCATGAGGCTTAAGGAACTGGTTCTCTTAAACAAGAGTGATATCCAGGTTCCAATTGATGAAAATGGTTTTTATGAACTTCCAACTGATTCAAGTGAGTTTATTGATGTTAATCTGCGTGCAGAAACCACAAAAGGTGAATTGAAAGACCGTACAACATTCATTACCTTTGATACACTTGTCAGTTTAAATGATATGATGCAAGACCGCATCACAAAACTTAGAAAAGACACTCATAATGTCTACAGACCAGTAGTTCAGAGAAATAAAGCCAAAGAAGAGAAAACAAGAGAAGAGCTCTTTACAAATATTAAAGGAAAGCGTATTGGAAAACGTGGAGTTCAAGATATCATCAAAAAACATGCACGTGAATGTGATGAGAGAATAACTGCTGAAGATATAGACTGTCCTATAAGTTACGGAAAAAATGTCAGTGTTCACATTCTAAGACACACCGCACTGTCCCATTATGCTGAAATCCTCACAGTTGCCGAGGTTCAGTCAATTGCAGGCCATTCAAACTCACAGACAACAGACAAGTATATCCACATTGACCGTGAGCAAATGAAACAGAAATTAAAGGCCAACAGTTTCAAGTTTAATTAA
- a CDS encoding glycosyltransferase family 2 protein, with amino-acid sequence MKTVILIPCYNESKTIGKVVSDFKKFMPHADIYVYDNNSTDGTDEIAKEAGAIVRYEYQQGKGNVVRSMFREIKADCYIMVDGDDTYPAETAPEFEKLVLNGKADMVIGDRLSSTYFEENDRLFHNTGNRVVRKSINLFFKSDLNDIMTGMRGFSYNFVKSFSISSKEFEIETEMSVFALMNNFKIKEIPVEYKDRIEGSESKLNTYSDGIKVLRMIFSLVRDQKPLLFFTTMAIILLIIAGIHFFPILFKYFSTGYVLKIPTLIIISTVVIVATLIFLTGTILHVLKKQHADNLERHLILLNELNNDE; translated from the coding sequence ATGAAAACTGTAATTTTAATACCATGTTATAATGAATCAAAAACTATTGGGAAAGTAGTATCTGATTTTAAAAAATTCATGCCTCATGCAGATATTTATGTTTATGACAATAACTCTACTGACGGTACAGATGAAATAGCTAAAGAAGCTGGTGCTATTGTTAGATATGAATATCAGCAAGGAAAAGGAAATGTTGTCAGGTCAATGTTTCGTGAAATCAAAGCTGATTGTTATATTATGGTTGACGGTGATGATACATATCCTGCTGAAACCGCACCAGAATTTGAAAAACTAGTATTAAACGGTAAAGCGGATATGGTAATAGGTGACAGATTATCTTCCACATACTTTGAAGAAAATGACAGATTATTCCACAACACAGGTAATAGAGTTGTCAGAAAATCCATCAACCTCTTTTTCAAAAGCGATCTCAATGACATCATGACTGGAATGAGAGGTTTCAGCTATAATTTTGTAAAATCCTTCTCCATTTCATCAAAAGAATTTGAAATAGAAACTGAAATGAGTGTTTTTGCATTAATGAACAATTTTAAAATTAAAGAAATTCCAGTAGAGTACAAAGATAGAATTGAAGGCAGTGAATCTAAATTAAATACTTATTCAGATGGTATTAAAGTTCTCAGAATGATTTTTTCATTAGTTAGAGATCAAAAACCATTATTATTTTTCACAACAATGGCAATAATTCTTTTAATAATTGCAGGAATACATTTTTTCCCAATTTTATTTAAATACTTCTCTACAGGATATGTTTTAAAAATCCCTACATTAATCATTATTTCAACAGTCGTTATCGTTGCAACATTAATATTTCTTACAGGAACCATCCTGCATGTGCTTAAAAAACAGCATGCCGATAATCTCGAACGTCATTTAATTCTTTTAAATGAATTAAACAACGATGAATAA
- a CDS encoding glycosyltransferase family 39 protein codes for MEITSKRDIFGMIFFTLSVIMLGYMFLTPLNHYILHVDEYFTISVLTLPLGDIVNITSWDVHPPLYYILGKIAVKIAEAIGIDSMQGLRILSTIPYILILAISATKIRKDYGLLSAGLFTFSLAVMSEFFAHFLIARMYSWAILFIIIAFISFTEIIKNNDKKAWIILTVFSVLCAYTHYFAAISVVCLYIILLVYIMKFEKDKLKMWIMSIAGAAILYIPWIPPLIRQMTQVRAAYWIRQVNPDLFIKSLGYIAYANDAVIGLIAIAVIIGILYIYKKESANEDEKERFLILSGVRVYIGTILLAVILSVVFRPILMPRYLLPATAVMWLAISIILGKIKNRNMFMISAAMIALLLVIGITTTISTNDYLYNSGVHQKEVLDNITNDPNSTLIINNQNMIMYFLSYANQSDTYVLNVNHVFGENMDRLHKFYDFNTFNGRDIDKLIANKTGKNIYIISWSDPVLNTTTEKIDAWAGVTISRVNTTNATSVSR; via the coding sequence ATGGAAATCACTAGCAAAAGAGATATTTTCGGAATGATTTTTTTCACATTGAGCGTAATAATGCTGGGGTATATGTTTTTAACACCCCTTAATCATTATATTCTGCATGTTGATGAGTACTTTACAATAAGTGTCCTCACTCTTCCCTTAGGAGACATTGTGAACATAACCAGCTGGGATGTGCACCCTCCACTGTACTATATTCTAGGTAAAATTGCAGTTAAAATCGCTGAAGCAATAGGAATTGACAGCATGCAAGGTTTGAGAATCCTTTCAACCATACCATACATTCTTATTCTGGCAATATCAGCAACCAAAATCAGAAAGGATTATGGTCTTTTGAGCGCAGGACTGTTTACATTTTCACTTGCAGTCATGAGCGAATTTTTCGCACACTTTCTGATTGCAAGGATGTACAGCTGGGCAATTCTTTTTATAATTATCGCATTTATTTCATTTACAGAAATTATAAAAAACAATGATAAAAAAGCCTGGATTATTCTGACCGTATTTTCAGTGCTTTGTGCATACACACATTATTTTGCGGCAATAAGCGTTGTATGTCTTTATATTATACTTCTCGTTTACATAATGAAATTTGAAAAAGACAAACTCAAAATGTGGATAATGTCAATTGCAGGAGCTGCAATACTTTATATTCCTTGGATACCTCCGCTTATAAGGCAAATGACACAGGTTCGAGCAGCTTACTGGATTCGCCAGGTAAATCCTGACCTTTTCATCAAGTCACTGGGATACATCGCATATGCAAATGATGCAGTAATCGGCCTGATTGCAATTGCAGTTATAATAGGAATTTTATACATTTACAAAAAAGAATCCGCAAATGAAGATGAGAAGGAACGTTTCCTGATTTTAAGCGGAGTGCGAGTGTATATTGGAACAATCCTTCTGGCAGTTATACTTTCAGTTGTTTTCAGACCTATACTGATGCCTAGATACCTGCTTCCTGCAACTGCTGTAATGTGGCTTGCAATTTCAATTATTCTCGGAAAAATTAAAAATAGAAATATGTTCATGATTTCGGCTGCAATGATAGCATTGCTTCTTGTTATCGGAATTACAACAACAATTTCAACAAACGATTATCTCTATAACAGCGGAGTCCACCAAAAAGAGGTTCTGGACAATATCACAAACGATCCGAATTCCACACTTATTATCAATAACCAGAACATGATAATGTACTTTTTGAGTTATGCAAATCAGTCAGATACATATGTTCTGAATGTCAATCATGTATTCGGTGAAAACATGGACAGGCTCCATAAGTTCTATGACTTCAATACCTTCAACGGCAGGGATATTGACAAGCTGATTGCAAATAAAACTGGCAAGAACATATATATCATAAGCTGGAGTGACCCGGTTCTTAACACAACTACCGAAAAGATTGACGCCTGGGCAGGTGTGACAATTTCAAGGGTAAACACAACCAATGCTACTTCTGTTTCAAGGTGA
- a CDS encoding ion channel produces the protein MLKSKQIIYLILIFATFSDILLLFYAALHPVSSTFRFGVYSFDIILCVVLWIEFIYSYLKSDNKKQYLIENSLSILGMLPINFVFLRALRLLKLIQLIKLFVLARDSEKNLSNFLKHTYLDKIILVAIIFIFILTVSVRILEPNITDINTAFWYIIVSITNTGYGDIVPSSLSGRIVGIIAMIGGILVFASFTAVISSLYISKIGQDNHDDLNTKIENLTSEIERLNEKIDELKKE, from the coding sequence ATGCTAAAATCTAAACAAATAATATACCTAATATTAATTTTTGCAACATTTTCGGATATTCTGCTACTGTTTTATGCAGCATTACATCCCGTTTCTTCAACGTTCAGATTTGGGGTTTACTCTTTTGATATAATTTTATGTGTAGTATTATGGATAGAATTTATCTACAGCTATTTGAAATCAGACAACAAAAAGCAATACCTGATTGAAAATTCGTTAAGTATTCTGGGAATGCTACCTATTAATTTTGTATTTCTTAGAGCATTAAGATTATTGAAACTTATCCAATTGATTAAGCTCTTTGTTCTTGCAAGGGATAGTGAAAAAAACCTTTCCAACTTTTTGAAACATACATACTTGGATAAAATAATATTGGTAGCAATCATTTTCATTTTCATTTTGACAGTGTCAGTTAGAATTTTAGAGCCTAATATCACGGATATAAATACTGCTTTTTGGTATATCATTGTTTCTATAACTAATACAGGATATGGAGATATCGTTCCATCCTCACTTTCAGGACGAATTGTTGGAATTATTGCAATGATCGGAGGGATTTTGGTTTTCGCTTCATTCACTGCTGTAATTTCATCATTGTACATTTCAAAAATAGGCCAGGATAATCATGACGATTTAAATACAAAAATCGAAAATCTGACATCTGAAATCGAAAGACTTAACGAAAAAATCGATGAGCTAAAAAAGGAATAA
- a CDS encoding Ig-like domain-containing protein: MNKNIIIAILVVIIIAAVATIMFAHPQQTTTADGKLNTEIKFIDGSKFKNGDIVQFELKDAKGNPIANQSVNITFMDEGQKQNYSVLTDNSGKAGLALNNEKTGDHEVTVTYGGNNKYNGCSAKQTITIEDGKTTDSKAVSGNSTASTAKYNGVTSNSTSTSNSQSGSQNLSEGPGPNLYYDEELNVWYDDYGIVRGGQSDGTHISDLFDAKQYADEHGQL, translated from the coding sequence ATGAATAAAAATATAATTATTGCAATTTTAGTTGTTATCATTATAGCTGCTGTAGCAACTATTATGTTTGCTCACCCGCAACAAACTACAACAGCAGATGGTAAACTCAATACTGAAATAAAATTTATAGACGGCTCCAAATTTAAAAATGGGGACATAGTGCAGTTTGAACTTAAAGATGCAAAAGGAAATCCAATTGCAAATCAAAGTGTAAATATTACTTTTATGGATGAAGGTCAAAAACAAAACTATTCCGTTCTTACAGACAATAGCGGTAAAGCCGGTCTTGCATTGAACAATGAAAAAACTGGTGATCACGAAGTTACTGTAACCTATGGAGGTAATAATAAGTACAACGGATGCAGTGCAAAACAAACAATAACTATTGAAGACGGAAAAACCACAGATTCAAAAGCAGTCTCTGGAAATTCCACAGCAAGTACTGCAAAATATAATGGTGTAACATCTAATTCAACATCTACATCCAATTCACAATCCGGTTCTCAAAACCTTTCTGAAGGACCTGGACCTAATTTATACTATGATGAAGAATTGAATGTATGGTATGATGATTATGGTATTGTTAGAGGCGGACAATCTGACGGTACACACATCTCAGACTTATTCGATGCTAAACAATATGCAGATGAACATGGTCAATTATAG
- a CDS encoding B12-binding domain-containing radical SAM protein has translation MKITFLNPPQTNSKYKFLGVVAPSLGIGYMAAVLETNGYDVDVIDATALELTYDEIGEEILKRNPDIVSISALTPTIGVALDSADKIKQVKPDTIVVLGGYHPTFEYKSVLEEESVDVVVRGEGEYTLLELVKTIENFGDLKTVKGLAFHDENDNSLVLTPDRPIIQNLDELPFPAFHLFPMDKYRILNHTTYIATIITTRGCPMQCSFCSSAALHGNKLRRRSYSNVVDEIEMRLLEENIDTIAFMDDTFTLNKKFVYDFCREIERRNLNFKWGCTSRVDTLDEDLLQTMKDAGCITLFIGVESADQQTLDKMNKNITVAKTENAFKLARKVGIRTIASCVIGMPEDTRSSIQKTIDYVKKLDPNYALYSLATPYPGTRFYNETFKKNLINITDWSKYTLLNPVLKTVDCTSKELRSIQKKAFLKFYLRPNYLFRQVSMDGLGLLKTVLSVSKTILKKQTNGNTDYNKTNVNKGK, from the coding sequence ATGAAAATAACTTTTTTAAATCCTCCTCAAACTAATTCAAAATACAAATTTTTAGGTGTAGTGGCTCCGTCTCTTGGAATTGGATATATGGCTGCAGTCCTTGAGACAAACGGATATGATGTTGATGTTATTGATGCTACTGCTCTTGAATTGACCTATGATGAAATAGGCGAGGAAATTTTAAAAAGAAATCCTGATATTGTATCCATATCTGCTCTGACACCGACAATAGGAGTTGCACTTGATTCAGCCGATAAAATAAAACAGGTTAAACCTGATACTATTGTGGTTTTAGGAGGATATCATCCTACCTTTGAATATAAAAGTGTTCTTGAAGAAGAAAGCGTTGATGTTGTTGTCAGAGGGGAAGGAGAATATACATTATTGGAGCTTGTTAAAACCATTGAAAATTTCGGTGATTTAAAAACAGTTAAAGGATTGGCATTTCATGATGAAAATGATAATTCATTAGTATTGACTCCAGACCGCCCGATTATACAGAACCTGGATGAACTGCCATTTCCTGCATTCCACTTATTTCCAATGGATAAATACAGAATTCTGAATCATACCACATATATTGCAACCATTATCACAACAAGAGGATGTCCTATGCAGTGTTCATTCTGCTCATCTGCTGCACTTCACGGTAACAAATTAAGGAGAAGATCATATTCCAATGTTGTTGATGAAATAGAGATGAGACTCCTGGAAGAAAACATTGACACCATTGCATTTATGGACGATACATTCACATTAAACAAAAAATTCGTCTATGACTTTTGCCGTGAAATTGAAAGGCGCAATCTTAATTTTAAGTGGGGTTGTACTTCAAGGGTAGATACCCTGGATGAGGATCTGCTGCAAACCATGAAAGATGCAGGTTGCATTACCCTTTTTATAGGTGTTGAAAGTGCAGACCAGCAAACACTTGATAAGATGAACAAAAACATCACAGTTGCCAAAACCGAGAATGCATTTAAACTTGCCCGAAAAGTTGGAATTAGAACTATAGCATCATGTGTTATCGGTATGCCTGAAGATACTCGCTCCAGCATTCAAAAAACAATTGACTATGTTAAAAAATTAGACCCTAACTATGCATTGTATAGTCTAGCTACTCCATATCCTGGAACCCGATTCTATAATGAAACATTCAAAAAGAATTTAATTAACATTACAGACTGGTCCAAGTACACTCTTTTAAATCCAGTTTTGAAAACAGTTGACTGCACAAGCAAAGAACTTAGAAGCATTCAAAAGAAAGCTTTCCTTAAGTTTTATTTACGCCCGAATTATCTTTTCCGCCAGGTTTCAATGGACGGATTAGGCCTTTTAAAAACTGTTTTAAGTGTTTCAAAAACAATACTTAAAAAGCAAACTAACGGAAATACTGATTACAATAAAACAAATGTCAATAAGGGCAAGTAA
- a CDS encoding GNAT family N-acetyltransferase, whose product MVGNIIVRQDDTQRVFLSEGLLDVEEILKTNYDYIYESIQNENFILKYNQCNLFKELIFDSKVVGFCTYDFSRQFITAALNNIYVLPEFRGKGIFKNEILKTLEEHNKPSIMEPTRLIVELLIRYGFARKIQDNIVASAIEFIIPGENVVTNRSYENEELSTHFYDLNICASIHVLDFNNAHIAYSAPLNYDIIHYDCIEKRKSIDENYFLEIRDFFQNNDVELMNILVDLEESLPIKNYTLEEVIGPEDSFSQYIQSLIDDGHVTYQKAIAIKKQIKEEYEAGMILNESLLIRLAYLFDENVNPTIKSHDDVCPYCSMPIDDHDRFCHFCGINLGYDLDETQNNLMESLNTSDSDFKEDIRFVSYKFLKLIDEKIPLDYAIFTIENNYSIIWDELDSFLRKNSYLIDGNLTDEGRLFLENHPLYYWEKYDMGIVNYSDFEDYFWANSHLDGIEICLNFLNEYGDDEYVSDIIDDIKKDV is encoded by the coding sequence ATGGTCGGGAATATTATAGTAAGGCAGGACGATACACAAAGGGTATTTTTATCTGAGGGTCTGCTGGATGTTGAAGAGATTTTAAAAACCAATTATGACTATATATACGAATCAATTCAAAATGAAAACTTTATTTTAAAATATAATCAGTGCAATCTCTTTAAGGAGTTAATATTTGACAGCAAAGTAGTGGGATTTTGCACATATGACTTTTCAAGGCAGTTCATCACAGCAGCATTAAACAATATCTATGTTCTTCCAGAATTCAGAGGTAAAGGCATTTTTAAAAATGAAATTTTAAAAACCCTTGAGGAACATAACAAACCCAGCATAATGGAGCCTACACGACTGATTGTTGAATTGCTCATCAGATATGGTTTTGCAAGAAAAATTCAGGATAATATTGTTGCAAGCGCAATTGAATTCATAATTCCTGGCGAAAATGTCGTAACAAACAGAAGCTATGAAAATGAGGAGTTGTCAACACACTTCTATGATTTGAATATTTGCGCAAGCATACATGTCCTTGATTTTAACAATGCTCATATAGCATATAGCGCTCCTCTAAATTATGATATAATTCACTATGACTGCATTGAAAAGCGCAAAAGCATTGATGAAAATTATTTTCTGGAAATCAGGGATTTCTTTCAAAACAATGATGTTGAACTGATGAATATACTGGTTGATTTGGAGGAAAGCCTTCCAATTAAAAACTACACTCTTGAAGAGGTAATTGGTCCTGAAGACAGCTTTTCACAATATATTCAATCATTAATTGACGATGGACATGTAACCTATCAAAAAGCAATAGCCATTAAAAAACAGATTAAAGAGGAATATGAAGCTGGAATGATTTTAAATGAATCTTTGCTTATAAGACTTGCCTATCTTTTTGATGAAAATGTTAATCCCACAATCAAATCTCATGATGACGTTTGTCCATATTGCAGCATGCCGATAGATGACCATGACAGATTCTGCCATTTCTGCGGCATTAACCTTGGCTATGATTTGGATGAAACCCAAAATAATTTGATGGAATCCTTAAACACATCAGATAGTGATTTTAAAGAGGATATACGTTTTGTTTCATATAAGTTTTTAAAATTGATTGATGAGAAAATCCCTCTTGATTATGCAATATTTACAATCGAAAACAATTATAGTATAATCTGGGATGAACTGGACTCTTTTTTAAGAAAAAACAGCTATCTTATTGATGGAAATCTTACAGATGAAGGTCGTTTATTTTTGGAAAATCATCCTCTCTATTACTGGGAAAAATATGATATGGGAATCGTTAACTATAGTGATTTTGAAGATTATTTTTGGGCAAATTCACATTTGGATGGAATTGAAATCTGCTTAAACTTTTTAAATGAATATGGTGATGATGAATATGTATCAGACATAATTGATGATATAAAAAAGGATGTTTGA